One Phocoena sinus isolate mPhoSin1 chromosome 13, mPhoSin1.pri, whole genome shotgun sequence DNA segment encodes these proteins:
- the MSH6 gene encoding DNA mismatch repair protein Msh6 isoform X1, translating to MSRQSTLYSFFPKSPALNNASKDPVRASSESAAAAATGASPPSPGGDAAWSEAGPGPGPLAGSTSRAEARNLNGGLRKSAAPAVPASSCDFSPGDLVWAKMEGYPWWPCLVYNHPFDGTFIREKGKSARVHVQFFDDSPTRGWVSRRLLKPYTGSKSKEAQKGGHFYSSKPEILRAMQRADEALNKDKIKRLELAVCDEPSEPEEEEETEAGATYTSDKSEEENEIESEEEVRPKVQGSRRSSRQIKKRRVISDSESDIGGSDVEFKPDAKEEGSSDEISSGVGDSDSEGLDNPVKVAPKRKRMITGNGSLKRKSSRKEMPSATKRATGISSETKNTLSAFSAPQNSESQAHVSGGCDDSSRPTIWYHETLEWLKEEKRRDKHRRRPDHPDFDASTLYVPEDFLNSCTPGMRKWWQIKSQNFDLVIFYKVGKFYELYHMDALTGVSELGLVFMKGNWAHSGFPEIAFGRYSDSLVQKGYKVARVEQTETPEMMEARCRKMAHISKYDRVVRREICRVITKGTQTYSVLEGDPSENYSKYLLSLKEKEDDSSGHARVYGVCFVDTSLGKFFIGQFSDDRHCSRFRTLVAHYPPVQVLFEKGNLSVETKMILKGSLSSSLQEGLIPGSQFWDAAKTLRTLLEEGYFTDKLNEDSGVMLPQVLKGMTSESDSVGLTPGEKSELALSALGGCVFYLKKCLIDQELLSMANFEEYIPLDSDTVRATGPGAVFAKASQRMVLDAVTLNNLEIFLNGTNGSTEGTLLDKIDTCYTPFGKRLLKQWLCAPLCNPYVISDRLDAIEDLMVVPDKISEVVDLLKKLPDLERLLSKIHNVGSPLKSQNHPDSRAIMYEETTYSKKKIIDFLSALEGFKVLCKIIGVMEEVVDDFKSKILKQVLTLQAKNPEGRFPDLTLELNRWDTAFDHEKARKTGLITPKAGFDSDYDQALADIRENEQSLLEYLEKQRSRIGCRTIVYWGIGRNRYQLEIPENFITRNLPEEYELKSTKKGCKRYWTKTIEKKLANLINAEERRDVSLKDCMRRLFYNFDKNYKDWQAAVECIAVLDVLLCLANYSRGGDGPMCRPVILLPEEDTPPFLDLKGSRHPCITKTFFGDDFIPNDILIGCEEEEENGKAYCVLVTGPNMGGKSTLMRQAGLLVVMAQMGCYVPAEVCRLTPIDRVFTRLGASDRIMSGESTFFVELSETASILKHATAHSLVLVDELGRGTATFDGTAIANAVVKELAENIKCRTLFSTHYHSLVEDYSQNVAVRLGHMACMVENECEDPSQETITFLYKFIKGACPKSYGFNAARLANLPEEVIQKGHRKAREFEKMTQSLRLFREVCLASERSTVDAEAVRKLLTLIEEL from the exons TTCTTGTGACTTCTCACCAGGTGATTTGGTTTGGGCCAAGATGGAGGGTTACCCTTGGTGGCCTTGCCTGGTTTACAACCACCCTTTTGATGGAACATTCATCCGTGAGAAAGGAAAGTCTGCCCGAGTTCATGTACAGTTTTTTGATGACAGCCCAACAAGGGGCTGGGTTAGCAGAAGGCTATTAAAGCCATATACAG GTTCGAAGTCAAAGGAAGCCCAGAAAGGAGGTCATTTCTACAGTTCAAAGCCTGAAATACTCAGAGCAATGCAACGTGCAGATGAAGCCTTGAATAAAGACAAGATTAAGAGGCTTGAATTGGCAGTGTGTGATGAGCCCTCAGaaccagaggaggaagaagagacgGAG GCAGGTGCCACTTACACATCAGATAAgagtgaagaagaaaatgaaattgagagTGAAGAGGAAGTGAGGCCAAAGGTGCAAGGATCTAGGCGAAGTAGCCGCCAGATAAAAAAGCGAAGGGTCATATCAGACTCTGAGAGTGACATTGGTGGCTCTGATGTGGAATTTAAGCCAGATGCtaaggaggaaggaagcagtgATGAAATAAGCAGTGGAGTAGGGGATAGTGACAGTGAAGGCCTGGACAACCCTGTTAAAGTTGCTCCGAAGAGGAAGAGAATGATAACTGGTAATGGCTCCCTCAAAAGGAAAAGTTCAAGGAAGGAAATGCCCTCGGCCACCAAACGAGCAACTGGCATTTCATCAGAAACCAAGAATACTTTGAGTGCTTTCTCTGCCCCTCAAAATTCTGAATCCCAAGCCCACGTTAGTGGAGGATGTGATGACAGTAGTCGCCCTACCATCTGGTATCATGAAACTTTAGAGTGGCttaaggaggagaagagaagagataaGCACAGGAGGCGACCTGATCACCCTGATTTTGATGCATCCACACTCTATGTGCCTGAGGATTTCCTTAATTCCTGTACTCCTGGGATGAGAAAGTGGTGGCAGATTAAGTCTCAGAACTTTGATCTTGTCATATTTTATAAGGTGGGGAAGTTTTATGAGCTCTACCACATGGATGCTCTTACTGGAGTCAGTGAACTAGGGCTGGTATTCATGAAAGGCAACTGGGCCCATTCTGGTTTCCCTGAAATTGCATTTGGCCGATATTCAGATTCCCTGGTCCAGAAGGGCTATAAAGTAGCACGGGTGGAACAGACCGAGACCCCGGAAATGATGGAGGCACGATGCCGAAAGATGGCACATATATCTAAGTATGATAGAGTGGTGAGGAGGGAGATCTGTAGGGTCATTACCAAGGGTACACAGACCTACAGTGTGCTGGAAGGTGACCCCTCGGAGAACTACAGTAAATACCTTCTTAGcctcaaagaaaaagaagatgattCTTCTGGCCACGCTCGAGTGTACGGAGTATGTTTTGTTGATACCTCGCTAGGGAAGTTCTTCATAGGTCAGTTTTCAGATGATCGCCATTGTTCCAGGTTTAGGACGTTAGTGGCACACTATCCTCCAGTACAAGTCTTGTTTGAGAAAGGAAATCTCTCAGTGGAAACTAAGATGATTCTCAAGGGTTCATTGTCCTCTTCTCTTCAGGAAGGTCTGATACCAGGTTCCCAGTTTTGGGATGCAGCCAAAACTTTGAGAACTCTCCTTGAAGAAGGGTATTTTACAGACAAGTTAAATGAGGACAGTGGGGTGATGTTACCCCAGGTGCTTAAAGGTATGACCTCAGAGTCTGATTCTGTTGGGTTGACACCGGGAGAGAAGAGTGAATTGGCCCTCTCTGCTCTTGGTGGTTGTGTCTTCTACCTCAAAAAATGCCTTATTGATCAGGAGCTTTTATCAATGGCTAATTTTGAAGAATATATTCCCTTGGATTCTGACACGGTCCGTGCTACAGGACCTGGTGCTGTATTTGCTAAAGCCAGTCAACGAATGGTGCTAGATGCTGTGACATTAAACAACTTGGAGATTTTTCTGAATGGAACAAATGGTTCTACTGAAGGGACCCTGTTAGACAAGATTGATACTTGCTATACTCCCTTCGGTAAGCGGCTCCTAAAGCAATGGCTTTGTGCCCCACTCTGTAACCCTTATGTTATCAGTGATCGTCTAGATGCCATAGAAGACCTAATGGTTGTGCCTGACAAAATCTCTGAGGTTGTAGACCTTCTAAAGAAGCTTCCAGACCTTGAGAGGCTACTGAGTAAAATTCATAATGTTGGCTCTCCCCTGAAGAGCCAGAACCACCCAGATAGCAGGGCTATAATGTATGAAGAaaccacatacagcaaaaaaaagattattgattttctttctgctctgGAAGGATTCAAAGTACTATGTAAAATTATAGGGGTTATGGAGGAAGTCGTTGATGACTTTAAGTCTAAAATCCTTAAGCAGGTCCTTACTCTGCAGGCAAAAAATCCTGAAGGCCGCTTTCCTGATTTGACTTTAGAACTAAACCGATGGGATACAGCCTTTGACCATGAAAAGGCTCGAAAGACTGGACTGATTACTCCCAAGGCAGGATTTGACTCTGATTATGATCAAGCTCTTGCTGACATaagagaaaatgaacagagcctcctGGAATACTTGGAGAAACAGCGTAGTAGAATTGGCTGTAGGACCATAGTCTACTGGGGAATTGGTAGGAATCGCTACCAGTTGGAAATTCCCGAGAATTTCATCACCCGTAATTTGCCAGAAGAATATGAGTTGAAATCTACCAAGAAGGGCTGTAAACGATACTGgaccaaaacaattgagaaaaagTTGGCTAATCTGATAAATGCTGAAGAACGGAGAGATGTATCATTAAAGGACTGCATGCGGCGACTGTTCTATAACTTTGATAAAAATTACAAGGACTGGCAGGCTGCTGTGGAGTGCATCGCAGTGTTGG ATGTCTTACTGTGCCTGGCCAACTACAGTCGAGGGGGTGATGGTCCTATGTGTCGTCCAGTAATTCTGTTGCCAGAAGAAGATACTCCTCCCTTTCTAGACCTTAAAGGATCACGCCACCCCTGCATTACGAAGACTTTTTTTGGTGATGACTTTATTCCAAATGACATTCTAATAGgctgtgaggaagaggaagaaaatggcaAAGCTTACTGTGTGCTTGTTACTGGACCGAATATGGGGGGCAAGTCTACGCTCATGAGACAG gcCGGCCTACTGGTTGTAATGGCCCAGATGGGTTGCTATGTACCAGCTGAAGTGTGTAGGCTCACACCAATCGACAGAGTGTTTACTAGACTTGGTGCCTCAGACAGAATAATGTCAG gcgAAAGTACATTTTTTGTTGAATTGAGTGAAACTGCCAGTATACTTAAACATGCAACAGCACATTCTCTGGTGCTTGTGGATGAATTAG gaaGAGGCACTGCAACATTTGATGGGACAGCAATAGCAAATGCAGTTGTTAAAGAACTTGCTGAGAATATAAAGTGTCGTACATTGTTTTCTACCCACTACCATTCATTAGTTGAAGACTATTCTCAAAATGTTGCAGTGCGCCTAGGACACATG gcatGCATGGTAGAAAATGAATGTGAAGATCCCAGCCAGGAGACTATTACCTTCCTGTATAAATTCATTAAAGGAGCCTGTCCTAAAAGCTATGGCTTTAACGCAGCAAGGCTTGCTAATCTTCCAGAGGAGGTTATTCAAAAGGGACAtagaaaagcaagagaatttGAGAAGATGACTCAGTCACTGCGATTATTTCG ggaaGTTTGTCTGGCTAGTGAAAGGTCGACTGTAGATGCTGAAGCTGTCCGTAAGTTGCTGACTTTGATTGAGGAATTATAG
- the MSH6 gene encoding DNA mismatch repair protein Msh6 isoform X2 yields MSSSCDFSPGDLVWAKMEGYPWWPCLVYNHPFDGTFIREKGKSARVHVQFFDDSPTRGWVSRRLLKPYTGSKSKEAQKGGHFYSSKPEILRAMQRADEALNKDKIKRLELAVCDEPSEPEEEEETEAGATYTSDKSEEENEIESEEEVRPKVQGSRRSSRQIKKRRVISDSESDIGGSDVEFKPDAKEEGSSDEISSGVGDSDSEGLDNPVKVAPKRKRMITGNGSLKRKSSRKEMPSATKRATGISSETKNTLSAFSAPQNSESQAHVSGGCDDSSRPTIWYHETLEWLKEEKRRDKHRRRPDHPDFDASTLYVPEDFLNSCTPGMRKWWQIKSQNFDLVIFYKVGKFYELYHMDALTGVSELGLVFMKGNWAHSGFPEIAFGRYSDSLVQKGYKVARVEQTETPEMMEARCRKMAHISKYDRVVRREICRVITKGTQTYSVLEGDPSENYSKYLLSLKEKEDDSSGHARVYGVCFVDTSLGKFFIGQFSDDRHCSRFRTLVAHYPPVQVLFEKGNLSVETKMILKGSLSSSLQEGLIPGSQFWDAAKTLRTLLEEGYFTDKLNEDSGVMLPQVLKGMTSESDSVGLTPGEKSELALSALGGCVFYLKKCLIDQELLSMANFEEYIPLDSDTVRATGPGAVFAKASQRMVLDAVTLNNLEIFLNGTNGSTEGTLLDKIDTCYTPFGKRLLKQWLCAPLCNPYVISDRLDAIEDLMVVPDKISEVVDLLKKLPDLERLLSKIHNVGSPLKSQNHPDSRAIMYEETTYSKKKIIDFLSALEGFKVLCKIIGVMEEVVDDFKSKILKQVLTLQAKNPEGRFPDLTLELNRWDTAFDHEKARKTGLITPKAGFDSDYDQALADIRENEQSLLEYLEKQRSRIGCRTIVYWGIGRNRYQLEIPENFITRNLPEEYELKSTKKGCKRYWTKTIEKKLANLINAEERRDVSLKDCMRRLFYNFDKNYKDWQAAVECIAVLDVLLCLANYSRGGDGPMCRPVILLPEEDTPPFLDLKGSRHPCITKTFFGDDFIPNDILIGCEEEEENGKAYCVLVTGPNMGGKSTLMRQAGLLVVMAQMGCYVPAEVCRLTPIDRVFTRLGASDRIMSGESTFFVELSETASILKHATAHSLVLVDELGRGTATFDGTAIANAVVKELAENIKCRTLFSTHYHSLVEDYSQNVAVRLGHMACMVENECEDPSQETITFLYKFIKGACPKSYGFNAARLANLPEEVIQKGHRKAREFEKMTQSLRLFREVCLASERSTVDAEAVRKLLTLIEEL; encoded by the exons TTCTTGTGACTTCTCACCAGGTGATTTGGTTTGGGCCAAGATGGAGGGTTACCCTTGGTGGCCTTGCCTGGTTTACAACCACCCTTTTGATGGAACATTCATCCGTGAGAAAGGAAAGTCTGCCCGAGTTCATGTACAGTTTTTTGATGACAGCCCAACAAGGGGCTGGGTTAGCAGAAGGCTATTAAAGCCATATACAG GTTCGAAGTCAAAGGAAGCCCAGAAAGGAGGTCATTTCTACAGTTCAAAGCCTGAAATACTCAGAGCAATGCAACGTGCAGATGAAGCCTTGAATAAAGACAAGATTAAGAGGCTTGAATTGGCAGTGTGTGATGAGCCCTCAGaaccagaggaggaagaagagacgGAG GCAGGTGCCACTTACACATCAGATAAgagtgaagaagaaaatgaaattgagagTGAAGAGGAAGTGAGGCCAAAGGTGCAAGGATCTAGGCGAAGTAGCCGCCAGATAAAAAAGCGAAGGGTCATATCAGACTCTGAGAGTGACATTGGTGGCTCTGATGTGGAATTTAAGCCAGATGCtaaggaggaaggaagcagtgATGAAATAAGCAGTGGAGTAGGGGATAGTGACAGTGAAGGCCTGGACAACCCTGTTAAAGTTGCTCCGAAGAGGAAGAGAATGATAACTGGTAATGGCTCCCTCAAAAGGAAAAGTTCAAGGAAGGAAATGCCCTCGGCCACCAAACGAGCAACTGGCATTTCATCAGAAACCAAGAATACTTTGAGTGCTTTCTCTGCCCCTCAAAATTCTGAATCCCAAGCCCACGTTAGTGGAGGATGTGATGACAGTAGTCGCCCTACCATCTGGTATCATGAAACTTTAGAGTGGCttaaggaggagaagagaagagataaGCACAGGAGGCGACCTGATCACCCTGATTTTGATGCATCCACACTCTATGTGCCTGAGGATTTCCTTAATTCCTGTACTCCTGGGATGAGAAAGTGGTGGCAGATTAAGTCTCAGAACTTTGATCTTGTCATATTTTATAAGGTGGGGAAGTTTTATGAGCTCTACCACATGGATGCTCTTACTGGAGTCAGTGAACTAGGGCTGGTATTCATGAAAGGCAACTGGGCCCATTCTGGTTTCCCTGAAATTGCATTTGGCCGATATTCAGATTCCCTGGTCCAGAAGGGCTATAAAGTAGCACGGGTGGAACAGACCGAGACCCCGGAAATGATGGAGGCACGATGCCGAAAGATGGCACATATATCTAAGTATGATAGAGTGGTGAGGAGGGAGATCTGTAGGGTCATTACCAAGGGTACACAGACCTACAGTGTGCTGGAAGGTGACCCCTCGGAGAACTACAGTAAATACCTTCTTAGcctcaaagaaaaagaagatgattCTTCTGGCCACGCTCGAGTGTACGGAGTATGTTTTGTTGATACCTCGCTAGGGAAGTTCTTCATAGGTCAGTTTTCAGATGATCGCCATTGTTCCAGGTTTAGGACGTTAGTGGCACACTATCCTCCAGTACAAGTCTTGTTTGAGAAAGGAAATCTCTCAGTGGAAACTAAGATGATTCTCAAGGGTTCATTGTCCTCTTCTCTTCAGGAAGGTCTGATACCAGGTTCCCAGTTTTGGGATGCAGCCAAAACTTTGAGAACTCTCCTTGAAGAAGGGTATTTTACAGACAAGTTAAATGAGGACAGTGGGGTGATGTTACCCCAGGTGCTTAAAGGTATGACCTCAGAGTCTGATTCTGTTGGGTTGACACCGGGAGAGAAGAGTGAATTGGCCCTCTCTGCTCTTGGTGGTTGTGTCTTCTACCTCAAAAAATGCCTTATTGATCAGGAGCTTTTATCAATGGCTAATTTTGAAGAATATATTCCCTTGGATTCTGACACGGTCCGTGCTACAGGACCTGGTGCTGTATTTGCTAAAGCCAGTCAACGAATGGTGCTAGATGCTGTGACATTAAACAACTTGGAGATTTTTCTGAATGGAACAAATGGTTCTACTGAAGGGACCCTGTTAGACAAGATTGATACTTGCTATACTCCCTTCGGTAAGCGGCTCCTAAAGCAATGGCTTTGTGCCCCACTCTGTAACCCTTATGTTATCAGTGATCGTCTAGATGCCATAGAAGACCTAATGGTTGTGCCTGACAAAATCTCTGAGGTTGTAGACCTTCTAAAGAAGCTTCCAGACCTTGAGAGGCTACTGAGTAAAATTCATAATGTTGGCTCTCCCCTGAAGAGCCAGAACCACCCAGATAGCAGGGCTATAATGTATGAAGAaaccacatacagcaaaaaaaagattattgattttctttctgctctgGAAGGATTCAAAGTACTATGTAAAATTATAGGGGTTATGGAGGAAGTCGTTGATGACTTTAAGTCTAAAATCCTTAAGCAGGTCCTTACTCTGCAGGCAAAAAATCCTGAAGGCCGCTTTCCTGATTTGACTTTAGAACTAAACCGATGGGATACAGCCTTTGACCATGAAAAGGCTCGAAAGACTGGACTGATTACTCCCAAGGCAGGATTTGACTCTGATTATGATCAAGCTCTTGCTGACATaagagaaaatgaacagagcctcctGGAATACTTGGAGAAACAGCGTAGTAGAATTGGCTGTAGGACCATAGTCTACTGGGGAATTGGTAGGAATCGCTACCAGTTGGAAATTCCCGAGAATTTCATCACCCGTAATTTGCCAGAAGAATATGAGTTGAAATCTACCAAGAAGGGCTGTAAACGATACTGgaccaaaacaattgagaaaaagTTGGCTAATCTGATAAATGCTGAAGAACGGAGAGATGTATCATTAAAGGACTGCATGCGGCGACTGTTCTATAACTTTGATAAAAATTACAAGGACTGGCAGGCTGCTGTGGAGTGCATCGCAGTGTTGG ATGTCTTACTGTGCCTGGCCAACTACAGTCGAGGGGGTGATGGTCCTATGTGTCGTCCAGTAATTCTGTTGCCAGAAGAAGATACTCCTCCCTTTCTAGACCTTAAAGGATCACGCCACCCCTGCATTACGAAGACTTTTTTTGGTGATGACTTTATTCCAAATGACATTCTAATAGgctgtgaggaagaggaagaaaatggcaAAGCTTACTGTGTGCTTGTTACTGGACCGAATATGGGGGGCAAGTCTACGCTCATGAGACAG gcCGGCCTACTGGTTGTAATGGCCCAGATGGGTTGCTATGTACCAGCTGAAGTGTGTAGGCTCACACCAATCGACAGAGTGTTTACTAGACTTGGTGCCTCAGACAGAATAATGTCAG gcgAAAGTACATTTTTTGTTGAATTGAGTGAAACTGCCAGTATACTTAAACATGCAACAGCACATTCTCTGGTGCTTGTGGATGAATTAG gaaGAGGCACTGCAACATTTGATGGGACAGCAATAGCAAATGCAGTTGTTAAAGAACTTGCTGAGAATATAAAGTGTCGTACATTGTTTTCTACCCACTACCATTCATTAGTTGAAGACTATTCTCAAAATGTTGCAGTGCGCCTAGGACACATG gcatGCATGGTAGAAAATGAATGTGAAGATCCCAGCCAGGAGACTATTACCTTCCTGTATAAATTCATTAAAGGAGCCTGTCCTAAAAGCTATGGCTTTAACGCAGCAAGGCTTGCTAATCTTCCAGAGGAGGTTATTCAAAAGGGACAtagaaaagcaagagaatttGAGAAGATGACTCAGTCACTGCGATTATTTCG ggaaGTTTGTCTGGCTAGTGAAAGGTCGACTGTAGATGCTGAAGCTGTCCGTAAGTTGCTGACTTTGATTGAGGAATTATAG